The nucleotide window AAGTTCCGATATATATTCTATAAGTTCTTCGGACATTCTGAAAAGCAGTCCGTACATTCTTATAACTTCTACAATATCATAAAGAGTTACCATATTGTCAAATTCCGAAACAGTAAGATTTATAAGATTTCTGTTTATCGCTACTGCATATTTTTCCAGAGCCATTATTGCCTGGGAAGATTTCACAAGTAAATCTCCTATATCATGCAAAGTATATCTGAACTCTCCTTTATATATAGTAATTTTGTTTCTTCTTTCAGAAACGGTAATAACAAGTTTTCCTGTCTGCTTTGCTACTCTATGTGCAGCCTGATGTCTTGTACCGCTTTCGTCAGTTTTTATATTTGAGTTAGGCTGAAGTTGAATATTTGCTCCGTATATCGTTTCTATATCTTCGGACAGTATAATTCCGCCGTCCATTTTAGACAGTTCGTATAATTTTTGAGGAGTATAAGGTGTATTAAGTTTAAATCCTCCTCTCATTATGCTTTCAAGATCCGCAGGATTTCCCAAGACAACTATTGCTCCTAAAGATGCTTCCTGTATTCTGTCTATTGCGGCTCTCAGAGGCGTTCCCGGTGCCAGTATGGAAAATACATATTCGAGTATTTTCTTTTTAGTTTCCTTCTTTTTCATATTCTCATCCTTTCAACTAACTCACTGATATTACTTATATAATTCAATTTTATTTTTGTTTTTTCTTTAGCCAAATCGGCTTTATTGCTTTTAGGCAGATAAACTCCCGTAAATCCCAGCTTTTCCAATTCATTTATTCTATTTTTTATAAACGACACTTTTCTTACTTCTCCTCTTAATCCCAATTCTCCTATAGCAGCTATTTTCTGGCTTACAGGAGTTTTATTTACTGAGGACAAAAGTGAAAATACTACCGCCAAGTCTGAACTTCTGTCTTTCAGCTCTATCCCTCCGGGAATATTAATATAAATATCTTTGGAATTTACATCAATATTTAAAGATCTCGACAGCACGGCACTTAAGATTTCCACTCTGTTTTTATCATAGCCTTCCACTGTTCTTCTCGGAATACCGAAATTCGGTGTACTTAAAAGAGACTGAATTTCAAAAAGAAATACTCTGCTCCCTTCAAATATCGGTGCTATTATACTACCTATATTTTTTTCTTCTCTGTCGCTTATAAAAAATTCCGAAGGATTTTTAACTTCACTTATTCCGTTTTCTTTCATATCAAAAATCGAAATTTCATTTGTGGAACCGTATCTGTTTTTTATTGATCTGATTATTCTGTAATAATTGCTTTCTTCTCCTTCTATCTGCAACACTGCATCCACCATATGTTCAAGGAGTTTCGGTCCTGCAAGTTTTCCATCCTTTGTTACATGCCCTACGATATAAAAAGAAATTTCATTTTTTTTGGCAATCTCTATTAATTTCAATGTAGTTTCTCTAATCTGAGTTACACTTCCCGGAACAGAATTTACATTTTCCGAATACAGTGTCTGAATAGAGTCGATAACTACTACTTTCGGCTTGTCATTTAATATTACACTTTCTATTTTTTCAATATTCGTATCATTCAAAATATACAAATTACCGCTGTTTACGTTTATTCTTTCAGCCCTCTGTTTTATCTGTCTTGGAGATTCCTCTCCCGAAACATAAAAAACATTTCCTATTTTTGAGTATTCTTCGGATAATTGGAGTAAAAACGTCGATTTCCCTATTCCCGGACTCCCTGTTATAAGAACTACTTCGCCTTTAATAAGACCTCCTCCCAGTACCCTGTCAAATTCTTCGTACTGAGTAACCATTCTGAACTCTTTTTCCACTTCTATTTCCGAAATTTTACTTATAGACACTTCTTTCGACTCTATATTTTTAAATGCTTTTTTTATATCAATTTCCTCTTCAAAAGTTCCCCACGAATCACAATTCGGACATTTTCCGAGCCATTTTTGTGAAGTATACCCGCATTCCGAGCATATATATTTAACCTTTGAACTTGATTTTGCTGCTGCCATAATTAAAATTATCCCCCTCAGTTTCCAATTATATTTTATAACTTTTTATATTCTATTTGATAGAATTTATAACTCCATTTGTTTTACTTTCTCGATTAATTTTTTCTCTACATTTTCAGGAACAAAAGTTCTCAAATCTCCGTAATTTTGTGCAATTTCTTTTACAAGACTGGAACTTAAATATAAATATTTTCTTGAAGCACTTAAAAATATAGTTTCAAATTCACTTTTTGCCAAAGTTTTATTTGTAAGTGTAAACTGCAATTCATACTCGTAATCGGAAAGGGCTCTCAATCCTCTGATGAGAATATCCACTTTCTCTTTGGATATAAAATCCACAAGTAATCCGTTAAATATCTTTACTTCGGCATTAATATTTTCATTTTTCAAAACTTCTTTTATCATTTCCACTTTTTCTTCATCTGAAAACCACGCTTTCGTCTTTGAAGAATTTTTAAAAATCCCTATTATCAGTTTGTCAAATAAATTAGCCGATCTTTTTATTATATCCACATGCCCGCTTGTTATAGGATCAAAACTTCCGGGATAAAGTGCTGTCTTAATCATTTTCCCTCATTTCATATTTTTTGTATTCTTTTTTTGTTTTCGATAAATTCTATTGCTTCTTTCGCTGCTCTTTTTTCAGCTTCTTTTTTACTCTTTCCTCTTCCGATACCGATTATTTTATTATTAAGTTTTACGGAAATTTCAAAAACTTTATTATGATCGGGACCTTTTGTATCCAGTATTTCATATTCCGGCATTTTTTTATATTTGCTTTGAAATACTTCCTGCAAAACAGTTTTATAGTCTATTATACCTTCAATATCTTCCAGATTATTTATTTTATCAGGTAAAAATTTCAAAGCCGTATTCTTCGCAGTATAATAATCGGAATCCAAAAAAACCGCTCCGATTAATGCTTCAAAAGCATCTCCCAAAATAGATTTTCTTTTCCTTCCTCCCGAACTTTCTTCTCCGTTACTTAAATACAGATAGTCTCCCAATCCTATTTCTGCTGCGATTGCAGAAAATACAGGCTCACTTATTATCTGACTTTTAAGTTTAGCCAGTTCTCCTTCATTTTTACCTTTTCCCAAATTATATATATATTCAGTCGTTATCAGATTTAAAACCGCATCTCCTAAAAATTCCAGTTTTTCATTGTCAAAATTTTTGGACTTTTCATGTTCATTGGAAAAAGAGCGATGTGTGAGAGCTTCTTTCAAATAACTTTCATTTCTGAATTTATAATCTATCTTTTCCATTAATTCTTCAACATTTTTAATCTTCATAACTAAACTCCTCTATCTTTTACAGTAACATTTCAGAAAATCCGGAACAGTTAAAATACTCCGGATTTTCTCTGTTATATTTAATTTTCCGATTTATCCTTTATATTTTCTGAAAGCAATTACTGCGTTATGTCCTCCGAAGCCCAAAGAATTTGAAAGTCCTACTTCTATTTCTCTTTTTTCAGCTTTATTCGGAACATAGTATAAATCACATTCGGGATCAGGATTATCCTGATTTATTGTAGGCGGTAAAACACCTTCATCTATTGCCATTGCAAGAAATGCCGCCTCTACTCCTCCTGCACCTCCCAATAAGTGTCCTGTTGCTCCTTTTGTAGAGCTTACTGCCAATTTATAAGCATGATCTCCGAAAGCTGCTTTTATAGCTTTAGTTTCATTTTTATCATTGGCAGGAGTCGATGTCCCGTGAGCATTTATATAGCCTACTTCTTCAGGTTTTACATTTCCCTGTTCCAAAGCCATTTTTATAGCTCTTGCAGCTCCTTCTCCTCCGTCAGACGGTGCAGTCATATGGAAAGCATCTCCTGTTTCTCCGTATCCTACAACTTCCGCATATATTTTTGCTCCTCTTTTTTTAGCGTGTTCCAATTCTTCCAACACAAGTATTCCTGCACCTTCTCCAAGTACAAAACCGTCCCTGTCCACTGTAAAAGGTCTTGAAGCTTTTTTCGGATCAGGATTTGTCGACAATGCTTTCAAATTACCGAAACCGGCGATTCCGCTCGGAGTAACTGTTCCTTCTGTTCCTCCGGCTATTATAACATCGGCTTTCCCAAGTAATATTGTCTGAAAAGCATCTCCGATAGAGTTAGTTCCCGAAGCACATGCAGTAACCACTGATTTATTAGGACCTTTCGCTCCTAAATATATAGATGCGTTACCTGCCGCCATATTCGCTATTGCAGCCGGAATATAGAAAGGAGAAACTTTTTTCGGACCTTTTTCCACAAGTTTTCCTATTTCCTGCTCAATTACTTCCAATCCTCCTATTCCCGAACCTATAATCATTCCTACTCTGTCTGCATTTTCAGGAGTAATTTCCAATTTTGCATCTTCCAATGCTTCTTTTGAAGCCGCTATTGCAAACTGAGAAAATCTTCCTATTTTTTTCAATTCCTTCTTCTCAATATAATCTTCAGGATTAAAATCTCTGACTTCTCCTGCAATATGAACAGGATATTCTGTAGTGTCAAAAGCTGTAATTTTCTCTATACCGCATTCTCCGTCAAGCAGTCTTTTCCATGTTTTATCTTTTCCCGTACCTAACGGAGTAATAAGACCTATCCCCGTAATAACTACTCTTTTCATTTATACACCTCACATTTTTATCTTTTATATACTATTATACTAATTTTTTTATTTTTTTTCAAATAATTTTCAATAAAAATAGGGGGAAGTTCCCCCGATATTATCAAAATATTTATTGTTTTGATTCAATATAGTCCATTACATCTCTGACAGTTTTAATTTTTTGTGCATCTTCATCAGGTATTTCAATATCGAATTCTTCTTCAAATGCCATGATCAATTCAACTGTATCTAAAGAGTCAGCCCCTAAATCATCAATAAATGATGCATCTTCAGTAACTTGATCTTCATCCACTCCTAATTGTTCTGCTACTATTGATTTTATTTTATCCAGCATTATATGCCACCTCCATTTTTTTATTTCAAGTAATTATATCAAAAGAATTGAAAAAATGCAACACTTTTTAAATAACCTATGTTATATATTTTTTACAGTTATTTTAAAAGCTTTTTTGAGCGTTTTATAATTAAATATTTTCTATATTCTCAATATTAATTACTTCAATTTCTTTATTTATTTTTTTTATAAGTCCTGCCAAAACTTTTCCCGGACCTACTTCATAAATTTTTGTAACTCCGTTTTCAGACAATTTATTTATTGTGTCCACCCATTTTACAGGACCGAATGTTTGTCTGTAAAGTTCTTCCTTTATTTCATCGGAACTGTTCAGTATATTTGCCGTCGTGTTTGCAACAACAGGCACTTTTAAATCTTTCCATGAATATTTTTCAAATTCTTCTTTTAACTGCTCTGCAACAGGTTTCATAAGAGAAGAATGAAAAGGTCCCGACACTGCCAAAGGTATCACTCTTTTAGCACCTTTTTCTTTAAAAATTTCCGAATTTTTTTCTATAACTTCTTTTTCTCCTGCGATTACAGTCTGTTTAGGTTCGTTGTAATTCACTGCTTCAATTACTCCGTTTATTTCGCTACATATTTTTTCAACTTCACTTGCAGGAAGTCCTAAAATTGCAGCCATAGTACCGTCTACATGAGCATTACTCATTATATTTCCTCTTGCCGCAATTAATTTTAAAGTTTCTTTTTCATTAAGAACTCCTGCAGCATATAAAGAACTGTACTCTCCCAAGCTGTGTCCTGCCACATAGTCGGGATTTATTCCTTTTTCTTTTAAAAGTTTTGTGAAAATCACCGAAAGCAAGGCTATTGCAGGTTGAGCATATTTAGTATCTTTCAGTTCTTCCTCACTTCCTTCAAACAAAACTTTTTTTACATTTTCGTCTTTGATATTTTCAAATATTTCATCTATCAGTTTTTTAGTATTATCATCAGATTCATCATATAATTTTTTTATCATTCCCGGATACTGAGTTCCCTGTCCCGGAAATACAAAAGCTGTTTTGGACATTATTCCTCCTTATTTTATTTCTTCGGCATCGATTATTTCTTCTTTCTGCTCTTTTTCAACTTTTTCTGCAGGTTTTGAATATTTTCTTTCTTTTTTAGGTTTGTCTCCTTTTATTTCCTTAGCTCCCAAAGTTACAAGAACTATTCCTCCTATCAAAGTCAATAAAGGCAATCCTTTTTGGAAATAATCTCCCAAAAACGCCTGTAAATAAAGATATAATCCCATTGCAAACATAAACCATCCGAATTTACTCTTTTTAAGAATGAAAAACAGTCCTATTAACATCAATATTACCTGATAGTTAAAGATATATTTCATTACACTTTCGGATAAAAATTCGGGAAATAATGCCTGTATACCGTAAAATATACTTAAAAGAATTATAATTATTCCCCATAAAAGTTTTTTGTTCATTTTTATTCACCCTTTCATCATTTGATTTTTTATTATATCGACCATTCAAGAAGTATCGAACCGTAAGTCAATCCTCCTCCGAAACCTACCATTACTACTTTATCCCCTTTTTTAAGCTTCCCTTCTTTATTTGCTTCATCCAGAGCCAACGGTATGGAAGCCCCGGAAGTATTACCGTATCTTTGAAGATTTACATAAAATTTATCCAAAGGCTGTTTAAATCTTTTAGCTATTGATTCAATAATTCTTATATTCGCCTGATGAGGAATAAACATATCCACATCGTCTGCAGTTATATTCCCCTGAGCTAATACATTTTCAACTGTTTCAGGGAAAGCTCTCACTGCAAATTTGAATACATCGCTTCCTTTCATTTTAAAGTAAATCTCTCTTTTATCGATTTCTTCCTTACTTACAGGATTTCTTGAGCCCCCTGCAAGAATTATAACATCTTCCGCTCCTGAACCGTCAGACACCAGATGACTCGCTATATATCCTCCATTTTCGATCTGTCCCAGAACTACTGCTCCTGCTCCGTCTCCGAACAGCACACACGTCGTTCTGTCTTCCCAATCCAGTATTCTCGACATAGTTTCTGCACCTATTACAAGCACTTTTTTATATATACCCGATTTTACAAAACTGTATCCTGTTGTAAAAGCATAGACAAATCCTGTACATGCAGCCGACAAATCAAATGCTGCAGCATTTATACCCAATTTATCCTGTACGATCGCAGCAGTTGCGGGAGTAATATGATCCGGAGACATAGTCGCCACTATCACCAAATCTATCTCATTTTTATCTATTTTTGCATTTTCTATTGCCTTTTCCGCTGCTTTATAAGCCAAATCGGAAGTTGCTTCGTTTTCTGCGGCAATTCTTCTTTCCCGAATTCCCGTTCTTGTTCTTATCCATTCATCATTCGTGTCGACAAACTTGGATAAATCATCATTTGTCATCACTTTTTCAGGCAAATAAGAACCTGTTCCCAATATTCCTACTCTCATTTATTCACCTCGGTTATTTGTTTAAGAATTTACTCCAAGAGGGGCTATAATAAAAGTTTATTACTGCCCGTTCAATATCTCTTTAAAATAATCTTATGATTATGAAGTTTACCATAAAATAGTAAAAATTACAATTTATAAAATACATTTTTACAAAAAAAGCAAGACTGTTTTTAATCTTGCTTAAATATTATTCGGAATCAGCTGCAGGGCTTTCAGTGCTTAACACTTGTCTACCTCTGTATACTCCGGTTTCCAAATTTAATCTATGAGGTCTTCTCACTGTTCCATCAGCTTCAACTATTATATTAGGTGCTTTGATTGAATCATGTGCTCTTCTCATGTTTCTTTTTGCTTTAGAAGTTCTTTTCTTAGGTACTGCCATTATTATCGACTCCTTTCCAATAATTTGAATATTAATAAATTACCTATAAGAGCTGTAGCAGCTCTATCCGTATTCTCCAAAAAATGAGGGAATATTTAATTTTTTCTTCTATAAGTAATTTCGGCAATAATTATAATACAAATTATTATAATAAATAAGTTATTATTTGTCAAGGTTTTTTCACTTAAATATAAAATTTATTTTCCCGGGCTCAAATGAAAAAAGAGAATACAGCCGATTTATTTTTTATTATTTTTATTTTGAACTAATTTTTTTCATTGTATTCAATATTTTCTTCATTTATTTCCCATTCTCCTTTTTGTCTTCCTCCGTTACGTTTGATAACATTTTTTTCTCTTAATTTCATTATATAATATTTTACTTTACTCATCGGAAGATTCAAATCCGAAGCAATCTCATTTTGAGTTATAAAAGGATTTTTCATAATGCTTTCAATTATATTTTTGTCTGTATCACTTAATTCCATTGCTTTGTTAGTTATGTTAGCTTTGTTAGTTTCTTTGTTAGTTAAGTTAATTATGTCTGTTTCTTTGCTATCCTGTTCTTTTCCTGTATTTCTATAGAGATTTATTCTGAAATCTCCTTCAAAGTCTATTAATTCAGGCTCTCTTAGTCCGTATTTTTTAAACTCTTCAAATATACGCGGAATACCGCTTCCCCATTTTTCAATAATTTCCAGATAAGCGAACACATTGGCAATAGCACGGTTACGTACTTTGGAATACCCGCTTTTTATCTTATCTATGGTTACGCCTTTAGGCAATCCTCCCGGTGATGTAACTTCGAGTCTGTCGTCATAAAGTGCTATCTGAATATCGTTAGGCTCCAGATAATTTCTGTGCACTACGGCATTAGCAATGATTTCCCGAATGCTTTCTACAGGAAATTCGTAAACATCTTTTCTGTACAATCCGTTTATTTCAGCTCCTAAATTTATTTTGCTCAATACATATTTATAAGCTTCTTCCAGTTGATTTATAATAGAACCTGAAAATTCTCTTCTGTCTACAAATATTGCCCTTGTTTTGCCTTTAAAAACTCCGCATTGAACTTTGATATGATTTTCAATATTTTCTGCCAGAAGAATATAAGCATTTGAAGGAATTATTTTATTGTTTTTTTCTGTTAAAATTCCCCATGACAATAATACATTTTTAGTTATATCTTTTATTTCACTTTTACTATTAGAATTTTTTGAAGCAATTTCTTTTAATTTGGAGCAAAAATTGTTTATTTCTTCTTCGGTTATTTCTATGTCGGCCGGTGCCTGATCATAAGATCTGTTTGCTCCTTCAAAAAGAAGATCTTTTATTGTGTAATCATCTGCCAATCTTGTAGTTCCTGCTACACGAACATAAGTTCCTTTTTTTATTCCTGATGATTTTATATAATAAGGTGTTTGTTTTCCCGCAGCTATTTCCACTACAATAACAGTTTTACCATTTATTGTCTGTAAAGTAATATCAGGAATTATTAACGGCTCGCAACTGTCTGACACAGCATTTGTGATACTGTCCATTAGTTCAAATATATTTTCACTCTCTATTCCTGTTATTTCATAATTTTTATCTTTAACACCGAAAACTATTTTCCCTCCATTGCCGTTTGCGAATGCAACCACTGTTTTCATATATTTTTGACTGTTTTCGGGAACTGACTCTTTATATTCTACAGTTTTTGATTCTCCTTCTGATAATTTCTCAACTAACATTTTACTTCCTCCCTCGTATAATAAATAAAAATCCCCCGTAAATTTTCATATTTAAAATTATACATTTTAATTTCTGTGATGTCAATTTTTTTGAAATAAAAAATTCGACCTTAAAATTTTACAACAAAAAATGCTTTATTAAATGCAAAGATTTTTAAATATGTAAAATCCGAGATCAAAATTTTTTAATATCTTTTCTGAAAAATCAGACTATAATTTTATTTCTTTTTATCTTCAGTAAATACAGCCTGTTTCAATACTTCTTCAGGAATTTTTATCCCTAACAGTTCCATATTTCCTTTATTTATTTCTATTCGTAATTTTTTCATAGTTTCTATAGGAATATCCGAAGGTTTTTTACCGTTTTTCAATATTTCAACTGCTATTTCTCCGGCTCTGTATCCTATATCATAATCGGTAGTTCCTTGAGAAATAAGTCCTCCTCTGTCCGAATAAACATCATTTGTAGCAAATACAGGTACTTTCGCCTTATTTAATATATCAAGCAATGTAGGAAAATAGGAAGAAATTGTATTATCCTGTATTGCATAAAAAATATCGACCTGTTTTGAAAGTATATTCGCTGCTGCAACGAGTTCCGTTCCATTTGTTATTGACTTGTCTACCACTTCAAATCCCTTTTCGGGAGCCAGTTTTTTTAAATTATTCAATTCGGAAATTGAATTTTGTTCAGATGAATTATAGATTATACCGATTTTTTTTGCTTTCGGAAATAATTGTCTCATCAACTCAAGATTTTCATTAATCGGAGCAGCTCCGCTTGTTCCTGTTATATTCGGAACACCTTCCAATCCCGCACCTTTAGGATCCGTAACTGCTGCTATGACAACAGGAATATCTTTAATCTTATTTTTTGCCGCCTGTGATGTAGGGGTTGTTATTGCATAAACCAAATCTTTTTTATCTGCCTGAAATTGTTGCATTATCAGTGCCTGTGTAGGTATCTCTCCGTTAGCAACTTTATCATCGTACTCCACTTTGATTCCCGCTTTCTCAATTGCATCTTTAAATCCCTGTTTTGCCGAGTTTAAAGCCGGATGATCTACTATTTGCGACATTCCGATTTTATAAACCTTTTCCTGTTGCTGAGTTTCTTTGACCTTTCCATTTTCATTATTTCCGCATGACACCGACATGCCTCCTAACATACCGAATAACAGCACACCTCTCATAATTTTTTTCATCTGAATCTCCTCCTAAAATAATTTATTTTTGTTTTTCATTATACCACATTTTTCAAATATACAAAATTAATTTTTAAATATATTTATATATATTTTATTTATTCTTTATTTATAATAAACAAATCATCGTCTGAAATTTCTGCTAAAAATACATCTTCTACATTTTCTATACCTTTTCTGTTAAGCTTTTCCATAAGCCATTCATTGTCTTTTCCCGAATGCATAAGATTATTTTCCTGTATTTTTCCTTCAGCAATCAATACCATACCGAATTTATCTTCTTTCTTAATTATAGTAAGTTGACCGTTCGATTCCATAAAAGCATCTTCAATATCCGAAACTTTATATACACCTTTCATTCTTAATTTCGTATAAAAATCGGCAACCGACATACTAGCTTTCGCAAAATTTTCGGTTATAAGTTTTCCGTCCTTTGCCAACACTATTATTTGCCCGTCGATTATATTTTTTACTCCGGTACTTGTATTTTTCAAAAAGTTTATGGAAGTCATAAGTAATCCCCATATGAGTAAAACCATTAAAAACTGAACTACCGTTATTGCAGGATTATAAATAACCCCTCCGATTATTCCTCCTAAAACATAGTTTCCTATCTGATCTCCCGTAGACAGTGGAGCCAGCTGACCTTTTCCGTTAAGATTCATAAATAAAACCAATGCAATAAATCCTATTGTCAATTTTATTGCCATAGATATTATAAAAGACATTTTTTACTCCTTTCATTTACTTATCAAATATTTTTATTTCATCTACATAAGGTACTGTCATCTCTTCTACAAGGATATTATTATCAACCCAATGTATCTGATAAAATTTATCTCTTATCTTATAAACCGTATGTTCTGTTATTTCTTTTGTATTAACATATATTTCGTCTTCGGAAACATTAAATTTTTCCGATAATCCCCTTATTACACTTGCTGTATTTTTATATATTTTTTCCTGATTATTTTGAGCCTGAACTTCACTCATTTTAGACAGGCCAAATAACAGTACCAGTATAAGTGCAAGTAAACTTATCTGTTTTTCTTTCAAAGTGATACTTCCTTTGAACCAACGTGTCAAAATAAAAAGCAAAAATATTATTATCACGAATATGGCTCCAATGATCAGTTTATCTGTGATTAACTTGCTATTTTGAAGATAGCCCTGACTATAAAATTCCATATCTTCCTCCTTAATTTCAAATATAATGCTATTTTATTATAAAACTCCGAAAATATCAATCATACATTCCATTTTTTTTATAAAAAAAGCCGAATTTGAAATTCGGCTGATTTTTTTGTATACTGTATTTATGACTAGTAAACACTTTATACAAAATAAACTGAAAACTATCTTCAGTAATAAAAACATTGTACTAAATTCTTTAAACTTTTGCAAGAAAAATTATCTTAACCCTAAACACCTTCAATATATTAAATTTTCTATCTCTAAATTTCTTGCTTGTAGAGATTTATCCAAAGGCTTTGTTTCTTTCAAATGCCCTAACTGTCCTATTACTCACAAATTCCCTCTTTCCTGTAAATCCAGACTCTGTCCTTCTTGCGGTTACAAATATTCGCAACTTTGGACTGATAATATTCATAAACATATTCTAAACATTCCTCACAGACATGTTCTTTTTACTATTCCTAAAGCATGCAGAATGTTTTTCTTCTATGATAGAAATCTACTTTCTAAGCTTTCTGTCGCTGTTAATGATATCTTTAAATTTCACTTCCATAATATTTCTAAAAAGAATAAAAGAATTAATAAAATTTCCAAATCTTCTAAATATTACTTCACTGATTCTGATATTCTTCATTATGGTCTTATTTCTGTTATTCATACTTTCGGGCGTGATTTAAAATGGAATCCTCATATTCACGCTATCGTTTCTCTCGGAGGATTTAATAAAAATTTTGATTTTAAAAAACTTGAATACTTTAATGTCAATACTATTGCAGGTCAATGGAAATATCACGTCCTTGATATTA belongs to Pseudoleptotrichia goodfellowii and includes:
- the disA gene encoding DNA integrity scanning diadenylate cyclase DisA; its protein translation is MKKKETKKKILEYVFSILAPGTPLRAAIDRIQEASLGAIVVLGNPADLESIMRGGFKLNTPYTPQKLYELSKMDGGIILSEDIETIYGANIQLQPNSNIKTDESGTRHQAAHRVAKQTGKLVITVSERRNKITIYKGEFRYTLHDIGDLLVKSSQAIMALEKYAVAINRNLINLTVSEFDNMVTLYDIVEVIRMYGLLFRMSEELIEYISELGTEGRLVKIQYQEIMLNQNEEFTDLIRDYKKNEEKVEKVIENIRMLNKEELLEDENIANILGFNLKNISLDEIINSRGYRILGTVNKVTKKDIEMLVSEFKEIQSILIATVEEMTQIKGISKLKAEHINKALIRLKNRVMLDRY
- the radA gene encoding DNA repair protein RadA, producing MAAAKSSSKVKYICSECGYTSQKWLGKCPNCDSWGTFEEEIDIKKAFKNIESKEVSISKISEIEVEKEFRMVTQYEEFDRVLGGGLIKGEVVLITGSPGIGKSTFLLQLSEEYSKIGNVFYVSGEESPRQIKQRAERINVNSGNLYILNDTNIEKIESVILNDKPKVVVIDSIQTLYSENVNSVPGSVTQIRETTLKLIEIAKKNEISFYIVGHVTKDGKLAGPKLLEHMVDAVLQIEGEESNYYRIIRSIKNRYGSTNEISIFDMKENGISEVKNPSEFFISDREEKNIGSIIAPIFEGSRVFLFEIQSLLSTPNFGIPRRTVEGYDKNRVEILSAVLSRSLNIDVNSKDIYINIPGGIELKDRSSDLAVVFSLLSSVNKTPVSQKIAAIGELGLRGEVRKVSFIKNRINELEKLGFTGVYLPKSNKADLAKEKTKIKLNYISNISELVERMRI
- the coaD gene encoding pantetheine-phosphate adenylyltransferase, whose product is MIKTALYPGSFDPITSGHVDIIKRSANLFDKLIIGIFKNSSKTKAWFSDEEKVEMIKEVLKNENINAEVKIFNGLLVDFISKEKVDILIRGLRALSDYEYELQFTLTNKTLAKSEFETIFLSASRKYLYLSSSLVKEIAQNYGDLRTFVPENVEKKLIEKVKQMEL
- the rnc gene encoding ribonuclease III, translated to MKIKNVEELMEKIDYKFRNESYLKEALTHRSFSNEHEKSKNFDNEKLEFLGDAVLNLITTEYIYNLGKGKNEGELAKLKSQIISEPVFSAIAAEIGLGDYLYLSNGEESSGGRKRKSILGDAFEALIGAVFLDSDYYTAKNTALKFLPDKINNLEDIEGIIDYKTVLQEVFQSKYKKMPEYEILDTKGPDHNKVFEISVKLNNKIIGIGRGKSKKEAEKRAAKEAIEFIENKKRIQKI
- the fabF gene encoding beta-ketoacyl-ACP synthase II, which gives rise to MKRVVITGIGLITPLGTGKDKTWKRLLDGECGIEKITAFDTTEYPVHIAGEVRDFNPEDYIEKKELKKIGRFSQFAIAASKEALEDAKLEITPENADRVGMIIGSGIGGLEVIEQEIGKLVEKGPKKVSPFYIPAAIANMAAGNASIYLGAKGPNKSVVTACASGTNSIGDAFQTILLGKADVIIAGGTEGTVTPSGIAGFGNLKALSTNPDPKKASRPFTVDRDGFVLGEGAGILVLEELEHAKKRGAKIYAEVVGYGETGDAFHMTAPSDGGEGAARAIKMALEQGNVKPEEVGYINAHGTSTPANDKNETKAIKAAFGDHAYKLAVSSTKGATGHLLGGAGGVEAAFLAMAIDEGVLPPTINQDNPDPECDLYYVPNKAEKREIEVGLSNSLGFGGHNAVIAFRKYKG
- a CDS encoding acyl carrier protein, coding for MLDKIKSIVAEQLGVDEDQVTEDASFIDDLGADSLDTVELIMAFEEEFDIEIPDEDAQKIKTVRDVMDYIESKQ
- the fabD gene encoding ACP S-malonyltransferase, with product MSKTAFVFPGQGTQYPGMIKKLYDESDDNTKKLIDEIFENIKDENVKKVLFEGSEEELKDTKYAQPAIALLSVIFTKLLKEKGINPDYVAGHSLGEYSSLYAAGVLNEKETLKLIAARGNIMSNAHVDGTMAAILGLPASEVEKICSEINGVIEAVNYNEPKQTVIAGEKEVIEKNSEIFKEKGAKRVIPLAVSGPFHSSLMKPVAEQLKEEFEKYSWKDLKVPVVANTTANILNSSDEIKEELYRQTFGPVKWVDTINKLSENGVTKIYEVGPGKVLAGLIKKINKEIEVINIENIENI
- a CDS encoding beta-ketoacyl-ACP synthase III, with the translated sequence MRVGILGTGSYLPEKVMTNDDLSKFVDTNDEWIRTRTGIRERRIAAENEATSDLAYKAAEKAIENAKIDKNEIDLVIVATMSPDHITPATAAIVQDKLGINAAAFDLSAACTGFVYAFTTGYSFVKSGIYKKVLVIGAETMSRILDWEDRTTCVLFGDGAGAVVLGQIENGGYIASHLVSDGSGAEDVIILAGGSRNPVSKEEIDKREIYFKMKGSDVFKFAVRAFPETVENVLAQGNITADDVDMFIPHQANIRIIESIAKRFKQPLDKFYVNLQRYGNTSGASIPLALDEANKEGKLKKGDKVVMVGFGGGLTYGSILLEWSI
- the rpmF gene encoding 50S ribosomal protein L32 — its product is MAVPKKRTSKAKRNMRRAHDSIKAPNIIVEADGTVRRPHRLNLETGVYRGRQVLSTESPAADSE